TTTCTTAGGCATAATTACTTCAAAGTGCAAGATAGAGATTTTAATTGCCCCCTCGAGTAAATACATCATGAAAATTCACTTCAAGCTAGCAGAAAATATTGATGTTGAGGCACTTCTCATCTTAATCCAGGAACTGTATGAAGTAGATGGTTGTATCCCCTTTAATCAGGTTGTTGCTCGTAATGCTCTGATTCAATTGCTGAATGATGAGTCAATGGGTCGGGTCTGGTTAATTCAGTACCAGAGTCAACCAATTGGTTATGTCGTTCTCACACTAGGCTATAGCCTGGAATTTGGAGGGCGTGATGCTTTCATTGATGAACTCTACATCCAAGCTAATTACCAAGGTCAGGGCATAGGTAAGCAAACAATTAAGTTTCTTGAGGAGGTTTGCATTTCGCTCAATGTTCAGGCATTACATTTGGAAGTTGAGCGGAAAAATACTTCTGCTCAAGGTTTTTATCGCCGAGTTGGGTTTGAAGATCATGAACGCTATCTGATGACAAAACGGCTGAATAATCCCGTTTAACAAGCGTTGCTGATTGACATTTGCCTATAATGTGCCAAATAATGTCTTTTGAGGCTTTGAGCTTGAATGTTGAGGCTTTGAGCTTGAATGTTAAGCCTTTGAGGTTGAATGTTGAGCCTTTGAGGTTGAATGTTAAGCCTTTGAGGTTGAATGTTGAGCCTTTGAGGTTGAATGTTGAGCCTTTGAGCTTGAATGTTGAGCCTTTGAGCTTGAATGTTGAGGCTTTGAGCTTGAATGTTGCACCTTTAAAACTAAAATTTCAAGCTTGACAACTAACAACTGACAACTAACAACTGACAACTGACAACTGACAACGTACTCACGTTCCACCACAAGGCAGTTGCAGTGGTTTTTGCACCAGTTGCAATAGCCAAAGGTGATGGTTGAGAATCTCCTAAGCGTTCAAATCCCGAACCATTATTGTAGCAATCCCAGAGTTATTGCGGTTGCTACCCTTCAAGAACGCCTTCGGCGAAGGTTGTTAGATGTTTATTGGGTGATAAACCCCAGTCTATCTGATTTTGAGCTTAACCAAACCGTATTGGCCCCCGTCTTGGACGCCACTTGCCTCATTAGGCCTTTCCCACGGTCTTGGACACTATTACCCCTAGAGGGGTTCGGAGTTCCCCATGCCTACCTCATCCCACTTTTTTTAGGGGTGGATGAGGTTAAAAAAGATTGACATTGGACGCATTCTTAGAGATACTTTTAGGCTGCTGAACCTGAATTTAAAGATTACTGAATATTGCCTTAATGGGAATTTTTTTGATTCTTGGCTGCTATTTATGGCGGATATGGGCATAAACCAGTGAAAAACCGATTTAGGAAGTAAACATCAACTACAATTAACACCCGCTATAAATAATGAGCCAAAAAACTATCCTTAGTAACTTAAATAACATTGATTCTATTGAATTTTATAAGCAGAGTTTAAAAATAGCCACAGAAATAGGCGATCGCTACAAGCAAGTGAAATCTTTATCTCAGCTAGCTAATGCTTACCAATGCTTGGGAGAGCAAGAGCAGGCGATTAAATTTTATCAGCAATGGCTTGATATTTCTAGAAACATTCAAGATAGCAATGCCGAAGCTAAGGCGTTGTCTGGGTTGGGCAATGCTTACCAATGCTTGGGAAACTTAGACCAGGCAATTGATTTCTACCACCAATGGTTGGCTATAACCAGGAAAATAGGCGATCGCACTGGGGAAGCCATTGCCTTGGGCAGTTTGGGCAACACTTACGAATCTTTGGGATTTTACCAACAAGCAATTGAATTTTACCAGCAGTGGTTAGAGATCGCAAGGAAAATAGGCGATCGCACTGGGGAAGCGATTGCTTTAGGCAATTTGGGCAATATTTATGAGTCCACCAGGCAATACCAACAAGCAATTGAGTTTTACCAGCAGTGGTTAAATGTAGTAAAATTAACAGGCGATCGCTCCGGCGAAGCCATTTGTTTGTCTGGGCTAGGTAATGTTTATGACTACTTGGGACAGTACCAGCAAGCAATCAAGTTTTATCAGCAGTCTTTGCAGGTAAGAAAGCAAATTAGTGACCACACTGGAGAAGCTAACGTCTGGTTTAATTTAGGTCTAGTATTAGAAAAAATCAATCAAGAATCCGCGGCTATAGATACCTATCGCAATGCCAAAAGACTCTATCAAAAGATCGGATTTAATCCCAGTGTACAAGATTGCAATCAAGCCATTGAGTTTCTG
Above is a window of Nostoc sp. UHCC 0702 DNA encoding:
- a CDS encoding GNAT family N-acetyltransferase, producing MKIHFKLAENIDVEALLILIQELYEVDGCIPFNQVVARNALIQLLNDESMGRVWLIQYQSQPIGYVVLTLGYSLEFGGRDAFIDELYIQANYQGQGIGKQTIKFLEEVCISLNVQALHLEVERKNTSAQGFYRRVGFEDHERYLMTKRLNNPV
- a CDS encoding tetratricopeptide repeat protein; the encoded protein is MSQKTILSNLNNIDSIEFYKQSLKIATEIGDRYKQVKSLSQLANAYQCLGEQEQAIKFYQQWLDISRNIQDSNAEAKALSGLGNAYQCLGNLDQAIDFYHQWLAITRKIGDRTGEAIALGSLGNTYESLGFYQQAIEFYQQWLEIARKIGDRTGEAIALGNLGNIYESTRQYQQAIEFYQQWLNVVKLTGDRSGEAICLSGLGNVYDYLGQYQQAIKFYQQSLQVRKQISDHTGEANVWFNLGLVLEKINQESAAIDTYRNAKRLYQKIGFNPSVQDCNQAIEFLENKQAIAPSRFWLWKWLNNLLQLIKTGSK